Proteins from one Romboutsia sp. CE17 genomic window:
- a CDS encoding AI-2E family transporter, whose translation MNKIKEEIFKSIKYVIPIILIFIGILILKNFNSITNFISVNIANISEILTPFFIGFVIAYILNQPMKLLEIKFKLKRPISICIIYGVVLCIVIFAWLFIVPVIRSNINEIYSLMPQGIEQVQNFINNISSEIKFNINNPDAKLQINKFITNILVPLSTSTATMLSELVINLTSVIVSYVINIFLGIVISVYLLLSKEKSLHIANIVAKKLLKKYYLKIKEFVNILDKNIGVYIVAKATDSTIYAIICTIILHLAGSKYALFLGIIAGITNMIPFFGPIIGTIIAVVVNLFFSFDKAIIVLIVMVVVQQIESAVLEPFFVGKQVGVPPIFTILAVTIATKYTGFIGILLSVPVTGVLLMYAKKFFKDDGESTIEL comes from the coding sequence ATGAATAAAATAAAAGAAGAAATTTTTAAATCTATAAAATATGTAATACCAATAATATTAATATTTATTGGTATATTAATATTAAAAAACTTCAACTCAATAACAAATTTTATCAGTGTTAATATTGCTAATATAAGTGAAATACTCACACCATTTTTTATTGGGTTTGTAATAGCTTATATACTTAATCAACCTATGAAACTTTTAGAAATTAAATTTAAGCTTAAAAGACCTATATCTATATGCATTATTTACGGTGTAGTTCTATGTATAGTAATATTTGCATGGTTATTTATAGTTCCCGTTATAAGATCCAATATTAATGAAATTTATTCATTAATGCCTCAAGGCATTGAGCAGGTTCAAAATTTTATAAACAATATTTCTTCAGAGATAAAATTTAATATAAATAATCCAGATGCTAAGCTTCAAATAAATAAATTTATAACTAATATACTAGTTCCTTTATCTACTTCAACCGCTACTATGCTTAGTGAATTAGTAATAAATTTAACTAGTGTAATTGTATCGTATGTAATTAATATATTCTTAGGAATAGTTATATCAGTTTACTTACTTTTATCTAAAGAAAAATCTCTTCATATAGCTAATATAGTAGCTAAAAAATTATTGAAAAAATACTATTTAAAGATAAAAGAATTTGTTAACATATTAGACAAAAATATAGGAGTTTATATAGTCGCTAAAGCTACTGATTCAACTATTTATGCTATTATTTGTACTATAATACTTCATTTAGCAGGTTCAAAATATGCTCTTTTCCTAGGTATTATAGCCGGTATTACTAATATGATTCCATTTTTCGGTCCAATAATCGGTACGATAATTGCTGTAGTAGTAAACTTATTCTTCTCCTTTGATAAAGCTATCATTGTATTAATTGTTATGGTTGTTGTTCAACAAATAGAGAGTGCTGTACTTGAGCCATTCTTTGTTGGAAAACAAGTTGGAGTTCCTCCTATATTTACAATATTAGCTGTTACTATTGCTACTAAGTATACTGGTTTTATAGGCATACTATTATCTGTTCCTGTAACAGGAGTACTACTTATGTATGCTAAAAAATTTTTTAAAGATGATGGTGAAAGTACAATAGAATTATAA
- a CDS encoding patatin-like phospholipase family protein, with protein MLGLALEGGGAKGAFHIGAVKALLEYGYEFDGIVGTSIGAFNGALISQGDFEKAYDIWLNIEPSTLFDIENEYMSQVIHGEITKDTIKYLSIKTKDIIENKGIDTSRMRKVLYNNIDEFKIRDSNVDFGMVTVELPDFNPIEIYKEDIPIGKLNDYIMASANFPGFKLYPIDGKYYIDGGIHDNCPVNLLIRKGYKDIIAIRTSHSEKFSKLESKDVNITNIIASEDLGKAILFDNDIIRRNITLGYFDTLKVIRNLKGRKYYIKPFEERFFFDILYNIPEDIVFQIGETLKVPPMDSKRMIFEKIMPIIANLLKLPNTATYDEIFLGMLEFVAEKKSVEKFKIYTINEFIEAIENNNPIENIEERKKRHLRNLKKLVKDLLGSHMLDEVAYVILDTLPIKK; from the coding sequence ATGCTAGGATTAGCACTAGAAGGAGGAGGCGCTAAAGGCGCATTTCATATAGGTGCAGTCAAGGCTCTTTTAGAATATGGATATGAGTTTGACGGAATAGTAGGGACCTCAATAGGAGCCTTTAATGGTGCACTAATAAGTCAGGGTGACTTTGAGAAGGCTTATGATATATGGTTAAATATAGAGCCATCAACCTTATTTGACATAGAAAATGAGTATATGAGTCAAGTGATACATGGTGAAATTACAAAGGATACAATTAAATATTTATCAATAAAGACTAAAGATATAATTGAGAATAAAGGGATCGATACTAGTCGAATGAGAAAGGTTTTATATAATAATATTGATGAATTTAAAATTAGAGATTCAAATGTAGACTTCGGAATGGTTACGGTAGAACTTCCAGACTTTAATCCGATTGAAATATATAAAGAAGATATACCAATTGGAAAATTAAATGACTATATTATGGCAAGTGCAAATTTTCCAGGATTTAAGCTTTATCCAATAGATGGAAAATATTATATAGATGGAGGCATACATGATAATTGTCCAGTAAATTTACTAATAAGAAAAGGATATAAGGATATTATTGCAATTAGAACTTCTCATAGTGAAAAATTCTCTAAGTTGGAGAGTAAAGACGTAAATATCACTAATATAATAGCATCAGAAGATTTAGGAAAGGCTATACTTTTTGATAATGATATTATAAGAAGAAATATAACTTTAGGCTATTTTGATACACTTAAAGTTATTAGAAATCTTAAGGGAAGAAAGTATTATATTAAACCTTTTGAGGAAAGATTCTTCTTTGATATATTATATAATATACCAGAAGATATAGTTTTTCAAATAGGTGAAACTTTAAAAGTACCTCCTATGGATTCTAAGAGAATGATATTTGAAAAAATTATGCCTATTATTGCAAATTTATTAAAATTACCTAATACAGCTACATATGATGAGATATTTTTAGGTATGCTAGAATTTGTAGCAGAAAAGAAAAGCGTAGAAAAGTTTAAAATATATACTATAAATGAATTTATAGAAGCTATAGAAAATAATAATCCGATAGAAAATATAGAAGAGAGAAAGAAAAGACACTTAAGAAATCTAAAAAAATTAGTGAAAGATTTATTAGGAAGTCATATGTTAGATGAAGTAGCTTATGTAATATTAGATACATTGCCTATCAAAAAATAA
- a CDS encoding HAD family hydrolase has translation MKKVIFFDIDGTLIDCFGGIVDITPKVKEVIRAVQKNGDYVFIATGRPYALLSQNLLDFGFDGFILSNGAHVIINNETIYSETIDKEFISTLENELEKNNIQYILQGELYSYLKDKFDDFYAYYDKIGVSRKYLKGNYTLDEVEAHKVEMLCPDDKSMDICISLVKSNPECDYFSSINKRAVELYLKKNTKATAILKTIEYLNIPIENTYAFGDGKNDIEMLSVVGCGIAMGNASDEVKKYAKQVTDSVQNDGVAIGIEKYVI, from the coding sequence ATGAAAAAAGTTATATTTTTTGATATAGATGGAACATTAATAGATTGTTTTGGTGGAATTGTTGATATAACTCCAAAGGTTAAAGAAGTAATTCGTGCAGTTCAAAAAAATGGTGATTATGTATTTATTGCTACAGGTAGACCATATGCTCTTTTAAGTCAAAATTTATTAGATTTTGGTTTTGATGGATTTATATTATCTAATGGAGCACATGTTATAATAAATAATGAAACCATATATAGCGAAACTATTGATAAGGAATTTATATCGACATTAGAAAATGAATTAGAAAAAAATAATATTCAATATATCTTACAAGGTGAATTATATTCTTATTTAAAAGATAAGTTTGATGATTTTTATGCTTATTATGATAAAATAGGTGTATCAAGAAAATACTTAAAAGGAAATTACACTTTAGATGAAGTAGAAGCACATAAAGTAGAGATGTTATGTCCAGATGATAAATCTATGGATATTTGTATATCTCTAGTAAAAAGTAATCCAGAGTGTGATTATTTTAGTAGTATAAATAAAAGAGCTGTAGAATTATATTTAAAGAAAAATACCAAAGCTACGGCTATATTAAAAACAATAGAATATCTAAATATACCTATTGAAAACACTTATGCTTTTGGGGATGGAAAAAATGATATAGAAATGCTTAGTGTTGTAGGTTGCGGAATAGCTATGGGTAATGCAAGTGATGAGGTAAAAAAATATGCTAAACAAGTTACTGATTCTGTGCAAAATGATGGGGTAGCTATAGGGATTGAAAAATATGTAATATGA
- the ilvA gene encoding threonine ammonia-lyase, whose amino-acid sequence MQKVTLKDIQDAKKTISEIVKKTDILESRKLSDITKANIFYKCENLQKTGSFKVRGACNKIANLTDEEKFHGVIASSAGNHAQGVALGATMNGIDATIVMPSTAPLAKVTATKRYGAKVILEGLVYDDAYAKAVEIQKETGATFLHPFDDKYVIAGQGTIGLEIFEQMDYKVDTILCPIGGGGLISGVAVAAKALNPNVKIIGVQTANIPSMYESIKSGKVTTAFKSTSVADGISVKTVGELTFEIVKDLVDEVILVEEDEIAEGLLFLMENQKVVAEGSGAVTTAALLSGKYKPRSNENIVCIISGGNIDVNTLNKIIGIGLIKSGRLYSFNTNIQDRPGGLAELSKIISGFDGNIIKANLSSIGDIGSLNADMTIETFNHEHIAKIKKAIIDAGFKIKEK is encoded by the coding sequence ATGCAAAAAGTGACATTAAAAGATATTCAAGATGCAAAAAAAACAATAAGTGAGATTGTAAAAAAAACAGATATACTTGAAAGTAGAAAGTTAAGTGATATAACTAAAGCAAATATTTTTTATAAATGTGAAAACTTACAAAAAACTGGATCATTCAAAGTAAGAGGAGCATGTAATAAAATTGCAAACTTGACAGATGAAGAAAAATTTCATGGAGTTATTGCTTCTAGTGCAGGTAATCATGCTCAAGGAGTTGCACTTGGGGCTACTATGAATGGTATTGATGCAACAATAGTTATGCCATCTACAGCTCCTTTAGCTAAAGTAACAGCAACTAAAAGATATGGTGCAAAAGTTATACTAGAGGGATTGGTATATGATGATGCTTATGCAAAAGCTGTAGAGATTCAAAAAGAAACAGGAGCAACATTCTTACATCCTTTTGATGACAAATATGTTATAGCTGGACAAGGTACTATTGGACTTGAAATATTTGAACAAATGGATTATAAAGTAGATACGATACTATGCCCCATTGGTGGAGGTGGACTTATATCTGGTGTAGCAGTAGCAGCAAAGGCATTGAATCCAAATGTGAAAATAATAGGTGTACAAACTGCTAATATACCTTCTATGTATGAATCTATAAAATCAGGTAAAGTTACAACTGCATTTAAATCTACTTCCGTTGCAGATGGTATATCTGTAAAAACAGTAGGCGAATTAACATTTGAAATTGTTAAGGACTTAGTTGATGAAGTTATTTTAGTAGAAGAAGATGAAATTGCTGAAGGGTTATTATTTTTAATGGAAAATCAAAAAGTAGTTGCAGAAGGTTCAGGTGCAGTAACCACAGCAGCATTATTAAGTGGTAAGTATAAGCCAAGATCTAATGAAAATATTGTATGTATAATATCTGGTGGAAATATTGATGTTAATACACTTAATAAGATTATAGGAATAGGGCTAATAAAAAGTGGTAGGCTTTATTCATTTAATACAAATATACAAGATAGACCAGGAGGATTAGCGGAATTAAGTAAAATAATAAGTGGTTTTGATGGTAATATAATAAAAGCTAACTTATCTTCTATAGGAGATATTGGTAGTTTAAACGCAGATATGACAATTGAAACATTTAATCATGAACATATAGCAAAAATTAAAAAAGCTATAATAGATGCCGGGTTTAAAATTAAAGAAAAATAA
- a CDS encoding MFS transporter translates to MDSKSNYKYIIAISGFILMATTFSIVNSVSTILVAPVINARNFTISEYSLLFTINAITMAIFSPLIGALLSKINIKIIMAVSSIFAGVGYIMYGFANNIFAFYAIGIIVSIGVCGLTTIPISTMISDWFDSNKKASVMGIVFAGIGTGTFFWMQLVSKILEKASYKWVYLLLGFIILIISLPISLFIAKRPSYAYKNTLEDNDSIQNKSINFKEISKTPGFWSFTIGLFLMGISFAGIKQHVQSYLSILGYSLSFNANIGSLIAVVGLSGNIVGGIVFDKFKTKYVLGSLGIISITSIILLFLANQPFFAYLFTIFYGMTMFVSSVWPAFGVSRIFPNENYSVIFGVANMFITIGASIGPFLSGIIADTYYGYPAAWTIYLILTIIYYILFIKTVK, encoded by the coding sequence ATGGACTCTAAAAGTAATTATAAATATATAATTGCTATATCTGGATTTATATTAATGGCTACAACTTTTAGTATAGTTAATAGCGTTAGCACTATATTAGTTGCTCCAGTTATCAATGCAAGAAACTTTACTATTAGTGAGTATTCCTTATTATTTACTATAAATGCAATTACAATGGCTATTTTTTCTCCTCTTATAGGTGCTTTACTTAGTAAAATTAATATAAAAATTATAATGGCTGTATCATCCATATTTGCAGGTGTAGGATATATTATGTATGGCTTTGCAAACAATATTTTTGCGTTTTATGCTATAGGTATAATTGTTTCTATTGGCGTTTGCGGTCTTACTACAATTCCAATTTCTACAATGATTTCAGATTGGTTTGATTCTAATAAAAAAGCATCTGTAATGGGTATAGTTTTTGCAGGTATAGGTACTGGTACTTTCTTTTGGATGCAATTAGTATCCAAAATTTTAGAAAAAGCAAGCTATAAATGGGTTTATTTACTATTAGGATTTATTATACTAATTATCTCTCTTCCGATTAGTTTATTTATTGCTAAAAGACCTTCTTATGCTTATAAAAATACCTTAGAGGATAATGACTCTATACAAAATAAATCAATAAATTTTAAAGAAATTTCAAAGACTCCTGGTTTTTGGTCTTTTACAATTGGACTTTTTTTAATGGGCATTAGTTTTGCCGGAATTAAACAACATGTTCAGTCATATTTATCTATTTTAGGATACTCACTTTCCTTTAATGCCAATATAGGTTCACTTATTGCAGTTGTTGGTCTTAGTGGTAATATAGTTGGTGGGATTGTATTTGATAAGTTTAAAACAAAATATGTATTAGGATCTCTTGGTATTATAAGTATAACTAGTATTATATTATTATTTTTAGCAAATCAACCATTTTTTGCTTACTTATTTACAATATTTTATGGAATGACAATGTTTGTATCTTCTGTATGGCCTGCTTTTGGCGTAAGTAGAATTTTCCCAAATGAAAATTATTCTGTTATATTTGGTGTTGCTAATATGTTTATAACTATCGGTGCATCTATCGGTCCATTTTTATCAGGAATAATAGCAGATACGTATTATGGTTATCCTGCTGCCTGGACAATTTATCTTATTTTAACTATTATTTATTATATTCTATTTATTAAGACAGTAAAGTAG
- a CDS encoding branched-chain amino acid aminotransferase: MEKANINWEELGFKYQKVDKVYISHYKDGKWDDGLLQDDDKISISISATSLHYGQQCFEGLKAYSTKNGDIQLFRPDMNAKRLQKSCKRILMPEVPVDKFIDACLKVVEANERFVPPYGSGATFYLRPFVIGSGDNIGSGPASEYIFCVFGIPVGPYFKGGFKPVKMTTAKYDRAAMLGTGGVKVGGNYACGMLPHQIAVEEGFADCIYLDPETHTKIEEAGTSNFFGITKDNKFITPDSPSILPSITRNSLLTVARDYLGMEAIEGEIKIDEIDKFDEVGACGTAAVITPIGSITYNGNKHIFYSEEEAGPKVTKLYETLYKIQFGDIEAPEGWIVKLEKEYSK, translated from the coding sequence ATGGAAAAAGCAAATATAAATTGGGAGGAACTAGGATTTAAATACCAAAAAGTAGATAAAGTATACATATCTCACTATAAAGATGGAAAATGGGATGATGGCTTATTACAAGATGATGATAAAATATCAATTAGCATAAGTGCAACATCACTTCACTATGGACAACAATGTTTTGAAGGTTTAAAAGCATATAGTACTAAAAATGGAGATATACAATTATTCAGACCAGATATGAATGCAAAGCGACTTCAAAAAAGTTGCAAAAGGATATTAATGCCTGAAGTACCTGTTGATAAATTTATAGACGCATGTTTAAAAGTAGTAGAAGCAAATGAAAGATTTGTACCACCTTATGGAAGCGGGGCAACTTTTTATTTAAGACCATTTGTAATTGGTTCAGGGGACAATATAGGATCAGGTCCAGCTTCAGAATATATATTCTGTGTATTTGGAATACCAGTAGGTCCTTACTTTAAGGGTGGATTTAAACCTGTAAAAATGACTACAGCAAAATATGATAGAGCAGCTATGTTAGGAACTGGTGGTGTTAAAGTTGGAGGAAACTATGCTTGTGGTATGCTTCCTCACCAAATAGCTGTAGAAGAAGGGTTTGCAGATTGTATATACTTAGATCCAGAAACTCATACAAAAATAGAAGAAGCTGGAACATCTAACTTCTTCGGAATAACGAAAGATAATAAATTTATAACACCAGATTCACCTTCAATACTTCCAAGTATAACTAGAAATTCATTATTAACAGTTGCAAGAGATTATTTGGGAATGGAAGCTATAGAAGGTGAAATAAAAATAGATGAAATTGATAAGTTTGATGAAGTTGGTGCTTGTGGAACTGCCGCTGTAATAACGCCAATTGGAAGTATAACTTATAATGGAAATAAACATATATTTTATAGTGAAGAAGAAGCAGGACCAAAAGTAACTAAATTATATGAAACTCTTTACAAGATACAATTTGGAGATATAGAAGCTCCAGAGGGTTGGATAGTAAAGCTTGAGAAGGAATATTCTAAATAA
- a CDS encoding tetratricopeptide repeat-containing glycosyltransferase family 2 protein, with the protein MEISLCMIVKDEEDVIERCLNSVSNVIDEVIIVDTGSSDTTIEKVKSLGAKVYNFKWINDFSKARNFSFSKATKDYILWIDADDILTENDAERLLNLKENLDESVDSVTMNYILEVDENNKPLYSLKRNRLVKRSRNFKWIGYVHEYLEVYGNIINSNISITHKKNKIHTNRNLKIYEDQISKGCKLSNRDIYYYANELYDNCRYDDAINQYIKFIENNKGWVEDIKAACFKLADCYSKKNNRENEFKYIFKSFEYGIPRSDFCCVLGEKFLRENKIDEAIFWYKLAINLYPREDDMALISHDTYTYLPWIQLCVCYFRKGDMKESFRCNEMAARYKPNDYAVKYNKNYFTKNKNLLQ; encoded by the coding sequence ATGGAAATTAGTTTATGTATGATAGTAAAAGATGAGGAAGATGTTATTGAAAGATGTTTAAATAGCGTATCTAATGTGATTGATGAAGTTATAATTGTAGATACTGGTTCATCTGATACTACTATAGAAAAAGTTAAAAGTCTAGGTGCTAAAGTTTATAATTTTAAATGGATAAATGATTTTTCAAAAGCTAGAAACTTTTCTTTTTCAAAAGCAACTAAAGATTATATATTATGGATAGATGCTGATGATATATTAACGGAAAATGATGCAGAGAGATTATTAAATTTAAAAGAAAATTTAGATGAAAGTGTAGATTCTGTAACTATGAATTATATACTAGAAGTTGATGAAAATAACAAACCTTTATATTCTTTAAAAAGAAATAGATTAGTTAAGAGAAGTAGAAATTTTAAATGGATAGGATATGTTCATGAGTACTTAGAAGTTTATGGAAATATAATTAATTCTAATATAAGTATTACACATAAAAAAAATAAAATACACACGAATAGAAATTTAAAAATTTATGAAGATCAAATATCTAAAGGATGTAAACTTTCAAATAGAGATATATATTATTATGCAAATGAGTTATACGATAACTGTAGATATGATGATGCAATTAATCAATATATAAAGTTTATAGAAAATAATAAGGGATGGGTTGAAGATATAAAAGCTGCGTGCTTTAAATTAGCTGATTGTTATAGTAAAAAAAATAATCGTGAAAATGAATTTAAATATATATTTAAATCCTTTGAATATGGAATACCAAGATCAGATTTTTGCTGTGTATTAGGTGAAAAATTTTTAAGAGAAAATAAAATAGATGAAGCTATTTTTTGGTATAAACTAGCGATAAATTTATATCCTAGAGAGGATGATATGGCTCTAATAAGTCATGACACATATACTTATTTACCTTGGATTCAACTTTGTGTATGCTATTTTAGAAAAGGGGATATGAAAGAATCTTTTAGATGTAATGAAATGGCTGCTAGGTACAAACCTAATGATTATGCAGTTAAATACAACAAAAATTATTTTACTAAAAATAAAAACCTTCTGCAGTAG
- a CDS encoding ACT domain-containing protein, whose protein sequence is MDINLYANLNQGIDSFLRVATTLRRKEITIKSISMITDNYKNTGMRLTIDEEETSVQEVINYMNKLYDVRDIEAQ, encoded by the coding sequence ATGGATATAAATTTATATGCTAATTTAAATCAAGGAATAGATTCATTTTTAAGAGTAGCGACAACGTTAAGAAGAAAAGAAATAACTATAAAATCGATCAGTATGATTACTGATAATTATAAAAATACTGGTATGAGACTTACTATAGATGAAGAAGAAACATCAGTACAAGAAGTAATAAACTATATGAATAAGCTTTATGATGTAAGAGATATTGAAGCTCAATAA
- a CDS encoding flavodoxin domain-containing protein, giving the protein MLHIETIVIYKSKTGYTKKYAEFIAEDLDAEIYDLQEISIKDLDDYGTIIYGGGLYSGIINGIDFITKNLENLQNHKVIVFATGICSGIDDEITEIKNSNFTNEQQKIISFFYLRGGFNFKSLSLMDKYLIYLIKLKLKIKKNLTSNERDMLSIYDIPVDFTKRENIYKLVEKVKYNIDC; this is encoded by the coding sequence GTGTTACATATAGAAACTATAGTTATATATAAATCTAAAACTGGATATACAAAAAAATATGCTGAATTCATTGCCGAAGATTTAGATGCCGAAATTTATGATCTTCAGGAAATAAGTATAAAAGATTTAGATGATTATGGTACTATAATCTATGGAGGGGGCCTATATTCTGGTATAATCAATGGAATTGACTTTATAACTAAGAATTTAGAAAATTTGCAAAATCATAAAGTAATAGTCTTTGCAACGGGTATATGTTCTGGAATAGATGATGAGATTACTGAAATTAAAAATTCTAATTTTACAAATGAACAACAAAAAATTATCTCTTTCTTTTATTTGAGAGGAGGATTCAATTTTAAATCACTTTCTTTAATGGATAAATATTTAATATATTTGATAAAACTAAAGCTTAAAATAAAGAAAAATCTAACTTCAAACGAAAGAGATATGCTTTCAATTTATGATATTCCTGTTGATTTTACTAAGAGAGAAAATATATATAAATTAGTTGAAAAAGTAAAATATAATATAGATTGTTAA
- a CDS encoding M48 family metallopeptidase, translating to MKKSKDNEKITIKHKGAEIAIELIYRKRKNITIQINPNCKVLIISPFNVSKKILRDFIMENVEWIIEKLEEYKKFEHVYKDKEYINGEKFMYLGTEYSLKIIKDTDEDIYIEKNDLIIKIKNLEKEYIKDKLKIWYKKESEKLVLQRLIYCRENFKHMKELIPNKLKVKEQKKRWGTCTSKRDIYINSKISMAKVEAIDYILVHEFSHLVYMNHSKDFYNLVEEIMPNYKDAEIWLKENSYKLKL from the coding sequence GTGAAGAAAAGTAAAGATAATGAGAAAATTACTATTAAACATAAAGGTGCAGAAATAGCTATAGAATTAATATACAGAAAAAGAAAAAATATAACTATTCAAATAAATCCTAATTGTAAGGTATTAATAATAAGTCCTTTTAATGTGTCAAAGAAAATTCTAAGAGATTTCATAATGGAAAACGTAGAGTGGATAATAGAAAAGCTTGAAGAATATAAAAAGTTTGAGCATGTATATAAAGATAAAGAGTATATAAATGGCGAAAAATTTATGTACTTAGGGACTGAGTATAGTCTAAAAATAATAAAAGATACTGATGAAGATATATATATAGAAAAAAACGACTTAATTATAAAAATAAAAAACTTAGAAAAAGAATATATAAAGGATAAGCTAAAAATTTGGTATAAAAAAGAAAGTGAAAAGCTTGTATTACAAAGACTTATTTATTGTAGAGAAAATTTTAAACATATGAAGGAGTTAATACCAAATAAATTAAAAGTTAAAGAGCAGAAAAAGAGATGGGGAACTTGTACATCTAAGAGAGATATTTATATAAATTCTAAAATTTCAATGGCTAAAGTAGAGGCAATTGATTATATTTTAGTTCATGAATTTAGTCACTTAGTTTACATGAATCACTCTAAGGATTTTTATAATCTAGTAGAAGAGATTATGCCTAATTATAAAGATGCCGAAATATGGTTAAAGGAAAATTCGTATAAATTAAAGCTATAG